TTCTCCAATCCTTGTTAAAACATCATATATAATTAATACCTTTTTCTTATCTTCACAGAAACTTATGGATGATATTAAAATAAAAACTAAAAGAATTATTAAGAATTTATAAATCATACTTGCTATTCTCTTTAGCTCTTTCCCAGAAAATTAAATAATCTTCACCTAAATTATATTGAGTTTCTCCTATTTTAATTTTTAAACTAATGATTTTCCTTTTACCATCGAAATCCACGCTGATTCTATCTAAGAATTTATGAAGTTTTTCTTTAACTATTTTAGCAGAGTTTAAATCTGTATTTGGTAATATAATTCCAAGAGAAAACTCATCAATTATACCTTTTACATCTATCACCCTTGTATTTTTATTTATTTCTTCAGCAATTCTTTCCAGAATTCTTTCATATCCCTCTTTACCATAAATATTTTTCAATTCCTTATAATCAGAAATATCGATATAAAGAATAGATAAAGGCTCTAAAATCCTGTTTGCTCTACTTACTTCTTCTTCAAGCCTTTGAAAAAAACCACTTGCATTTAAAAATCCTGTTATTTCATCTAAAAGTATTAGTTTCTCTTTTTCTTTACTCTTCTCTATACATTCCTTTA
This genomic stretch from Dictyoglomus sp. harbors:
- a CDS encoding GGDEF domain-containing protein, with protein sequence MNKKIKNVKDVVIFNLFMIFWFVILVFLFSWSFNVDFESFILMSFLVISLIIAYNLGLIEGLIFSLFVILGYGTYIIYNILVTASITDFELKYALWLLVFPIGTYLVGSLRREFDKLKECIEKSKEKEKLILLDEITGFLNASGFFQRLEEEVSRANRILEPLSILYIDISDYKELKNIYGKEGYERILERIAEEINKNTRVIDVKGIIDEFSLGIILPNTDLNSAKIVKEKLHKFLDRISVDFDGKRKIISLKIKIGETQYNLGEDYLIFWERAKENSKYDL